From the genome of Adlercreutzia equolifaciens DSM 19450:
TCGTCGTCGCCGGCACGCCGGCGGCGGTGGCGCGCGCCGAGGAGGCTTGGGCCGCGAGCAAGGGCCGCTTCTCGCGCCTGGCCACCTCCGGCGCCTTCCACAGTCCGCTCATGGTACCGGCGCAAGAGCCCTTCGCCGACTACCTGGCGCAGGTGGAGTTCCGCGAGCCGGTGGTGCCGGTCATCGGCAACGTGCACGCCGCGCCGCTTGACGCCGCCGGCGCTCGCGACGAGCTGGTGGCGCACTTGGTGTCGCCCGTGCAGTTCGAGGCCAGCGTGGCGAAGCTTCAGGAGGCCGGCGCGAAGATGTTCGCGGAAGTGGGCTTCGGCGGCGTGCTCGCCAATCTCGTGAAGCGCATCGACCGCAGCGCGCCCCGAGCCGCCATTCAGGATCGTCCCTCCTTCGACGCTTTCGTCGAGGAATTCGGAAAGGAATAGACGTGACCGAACCAGAAAACCGCCGCTGCGCCGTTGTGACCGGCTCCACCCGCGGCATCGGACGCGCCGTGGCCCGCGAGCTGGCGGCCGCTGGCATGAACGTGGTGGTGAACAGCTCTTCTGAGCGCAGCCTGCCCGCCGCCGAGGCGGTGGCTGCCGAGATCGCCGAAGAGTTCGGCGTGGAAACCCTGGCCGTGGCCGCCAACGTGGCCATAGAAGAGGAGGCCAACGCGCTCATCGCCGCCGCGGCCGAGGCCAACGGGCGGGTGGACGTGCTCGTGAACAACGCCGGCATCACCCGCGACGGCCTGGCCGCCCGCATGTCCGACGACGACTTCGACGCCGTCATCGACATCAACCTGAAGGGCACCTTCCATTGCTGCCGCGCCGCCGCGAAGCTGATGATGAAGCAGCGCTGGGGCCGCATCGTGAACATGTCCAGCGTGGTGGGCGTGTACGGCAACGCGGGCCAGGTGAACTACGCCGCCTCCAAGGCCGGCGTCATCGGGCTCACGAAGTCGCTCGCCCGCGAGCTTGCGCGCCGCAACATCACGGCCAACGCCGTGGCGCCCGGCTTCATTGCCACCGACATGACCGACGCGCTTTCCGATGCCCAGCGCGAGGCCATCGTGAGCCGCATCGGCAGCGGGCGCTTGGGCGAGCCGGACGACATCGCCCATTTGGTGCGCTTCCTTGCCTCGGACGAGGCGTCTTACATCACCGGTCAGGTCATTTGCGTGGACGGAGGTATGTCCCTATGAGCGAGAACGCAAGCGAGAGCATTCAGACCCGGCGGCTCGACGGCACCCATCGCGTCGTCATCACCGGCGTGGGCGCGGTGACGCCGGCCGGCGTGGGCGTCGAGGCGTTGTGGGAGGCGCTCATGGGGCGCGAGTGCTGCATTGAGCCCATCGAGCGCTTCGATACGAGCGAGTACGAGGTGCACATTGCCGGCGAGGTGCGCGACTTCGACGGCGTCGAGCACGGCCTGACCAAGAAGGAGGCCCGTCGCTTCGAGCGCTTCGTGCAGTATGCCATTGTGGCGGCCGACGAGGCGCTGGCCCAGTCCGGCTTGGAAGTGACCGACGAGAACCGCGACCGCATTGCGGTGGTGTTCGGCACCGGCATCGGCGGCATCGACGAGCTGCAGAAGAGCTTCGCCACCTTGGAGGAGAAGGGCCCCAAGCGCGTGAATCCCCTGTTCATCCCCACGATGATCGGGAACATCGCGGCCGGCAACCTGGCCATTCGTTACGGCATGCGCGGCGAGTGCCTGAACGTGGTGACCGCCTGCGCCACCGGTGCCCACTGCATCGGCACGGCGCTGCGTGACATCCGCCACGGCTACATCGACGCGGCGCTCGTGGGCGGCACGGAGGAGTCCGTGAGTCCCATCTGCATCGCCGGCTTCACCAATTTGTCGGCCCTTACCCGCGCCGAGGATCCCAAGGAGGCCTCGCTGCCCTTCGACGCCCGCCGCGGCGGGTTCGTGGCCGGCGAGGGGGCGGGGGCCCTGGTCATCGAGTCGTTGGAAAGCGCGCTCGCCCGCGGGGCTGAGCCCATCGCCGAGATCACCGGCTTCGGCAGCACGGGCGACGCCTATCACATGACCGCGCCCGACCCGGAGGCCACCGCGATCACGGCAGCCATGGCTGCGGCTCTGGCCGAGGGCGGCTTCACCCCGGCCGATCTGGGGCACCTGAACGCCCACGGCACGGGCACGCCGGCCAACGACGCCACGGAGTCGAAGGCGCTCGCGAATCTCATGGGCGGCGCGGAGGCGGCCGCTTCCGTGCCCGTCACGTCCATCAAGGGCACCACGGGCCACATGCTCGGCGCCGCCGGTGCCGTGGAGGCCATCGTGTGCGCCCTGTCCGTGGCCCGCGACGCGGTGCCCCCCACGGCCGGCTTCGCCGAGGCCGCCGAGGACTGCCCGGTGGCGGTGGTCACCGAGGCGGTCACCGACTATCCGCAGAAGGTGGCCCTGTCGACCTCGCTGGGCTTCGGCGGCCACAACGCCGCCTTGGCCTTCTCGCCCTATAACGGTTAGGAGGAGCCGATGACTGAGGAGAACGCGATGGCGCCGCTGCCCTGGGGGCGCGAGGTCATCGAAGGGATTCTGCCCCATCGCGATCCGTTCGTGTGGGTGAGTCGCATTGTGGCCATCGAGCCCGGCGCTTCCATTGAAGGAGAGCTGGATGTGCCCGCCGACCTGGATATCTTCCGCGGGCATTTTCCCGATCACCCGGTGCTGCCGGGCGTCATCATCATGGAGGCGCTCGCCCAATGCGCTTCCATCGCGGTGCTGCAGTCGCCCGAGCTGCGCGGGTGCATCGGCTTTCTCACCGGCATAGACGCGGCGAAGTTCCGCCGTCAGGTGGCCCCGGGCGAGACGGTGACGTTGCGAGCGACCATCGTGAAGTCGTCGCGCCGCCTCGTGGTGGCCGAGGTGGAGGCGTCCGTGGACGGCGAGGTCTGCGCCACGGCCACCCAGAAGTACGTGCTCGCACCCAAGGAGTAACTATGGCCAAAGCGGCTTCCAAGTACATCAGCTTCGACACGGCGGGGAACTTCGTCTCCGAGCTTGCGGATGGCCCTGCGGCCCCTGAGGCGACCGAGGACGGCTCGCTGAAATCGGCGGTCTCCTACGCCCTGGACGCCATCGTGGAAGCGGCCGGCACCCTGCCGGACACGGCGGCGGCCCTGGTGAGCGCCCGTGCCGGGGCGACCCATCGCGACCCGGAGGAGAAGGTGGCCGACGTCTCCGAGCACGTCCGGTCCACCATCGGCGACGACTTCGCCGTAAGTGCGACAACGGGCGCCAAGCCCCGGGCCCTCGTCATCGCCTCGGCCAAGAACGCCCGGGCCTTCGTGGTGCCCATGGAGCAGGCGGGCCTCGACGTCGTCTTCGCCACGGTGGACAACCGCTCGCTGGACGGCTTCGCTCGGCGCATGCTGCCCACGCACAACCTGGGCAGCACCACGGCCGATGTGGACGCCGATACGCTTTCCGCCAACATCTACACGGTGCTCTCGGCGGCCAAGGCCTGCGGCGCCTCGCTCATCTTCCTCGACAGCGCCAAGGCGCCGCTCGCCGAGGACGCCTATTTCCTGCGCCATGCCGCTAAGCGCGGTCTGCGCGTGTTCGCTCCGGCCACCGAGGGCACCTTGCGCACCGGTTGGGTGGAGCTTTTGCCCGCCGCCAGCACGACGGAGCCCTCCGAGGCGCCTTGGGAGTCGGCGCCGGCGCCAGCGCCGCTTGTCGATGACGATGAGGGGCCGACCCATTGGCGCCGCTGCCACTACTGCAAGCTCTTCTTCGACAAAGAGGAGATCATCGAGCTGGGCGGCTATTGCCCGGCCTGCGGCACCCTGCAGCGCCTGCGCTCCGACGAGCGTCTGGCCGCCACGATGGACGCGGATTCGTTCGAGGAGTGGAACGCGGTCATGCCCGATTTCGATCCGCTCGACTTCCCCGGCTATCCCGAGAAAATTGCCGATCAGCGCGCAAAGAGCGGGCTTGAAGAGGCCGTGCGCACGGGGCGCGCGACTATTGCGGGGCTGCCTTTGGCTGTAGGCGTCATGGAGTCCGGCTTCTTCATGGGCTCGATGGGGCATGCGGTGGGCGAGAAAGTGGCCGCGATGATCGACCGCGCCATCGCCGAGCGTCTGCCGGTCGTCGTGTTCTGCGCATCCGGGGGCGCCCGCATGCAGGAGGGGCTCGTCTCGCTGATGCAGATGGCGAAGGTGTCCTGCGCCGTGGAACGCCTGGGGGCGGCCCATCTGCCCTTCATCACCGTGCTCACCGACCCCACGACCGGCGGCGTGACGGCGTCGTTCGCCATGCAGGGCGACATCATTTTGGCCGAACCCGGCGCGCTCATCGGGTTTGCCGGGCAGCGCGTCATCCGCGACACCATCAAGCAGGAGCTGCCGGAAGGGTTCCAAACCGCCGAGTTCGCGCTCGAGCACGGGCTCATCGACGCCATTGTCGAGCGCTCCCAGATGCGCAGCGTTCTGGCGCAGCTGCTCGCGCTGCACGCGCCCGCCGACGATATGGGGCGCATCGTCACCTACCACAGCGTCATGGACGCCCTGCGCGTCGGCCCGGGCGCCTACGGCTCGGTGGATGTGGCCCCTGAGGCCCAGGCGGTGGGCGAGCGCATTCGCGACGAGGAAGCCGCCGGGTTGTGGCGCAGCTTGGCTGGAGTGCCGGTGGTGGGCGAGCTTATCGGGCGGTCGGAAAGCCCCGAGGAGGCCGAGGAGGCGTGCCGCCGCGAATTGGAGCGCCACGCCCGCCGCGAGGCCCGCAAGTCCGGGGTGAGTTTGGAGGCTCCGGCCGGCAGCGCGTGGGAGAGCGTGCAGATCGCCCGCAACGTGCACCGTCCCACGGCGCGCCGCTATATCGACGGCATCGTCGAGGGCTTCATCGAGCTGCACGGCGACCGCGCCTTCGCCGACGACGGGGCCATTCTTGCCGGCATCGGCTGGATTTCCGGCCATCCGGTGACGATCATCGCCCAGGAGAAGGGCGTGAACTTGGCCGATCGCGTGGCCCGCAATTTCGGCTGCCCCCAACCTGAGGGCTACCGCAAGTCGCTGCGCCTCATGCGCGAGGCGGAGAAGTTCGGCCGGCCGATTCTCTGCCTGGTGGACACTCAGGGTGCCTTCTGCGGCACCGAGGCCGAGGAGCGCGGCCAGGGCAACGCCATCGCCGACAACCTGGTCGCCATGGCCGGCCTGCGCGTTCCCGTGGTGAGTGTGCTTCTGGGCGAGGGCGGAAGCGGCGGCGCCTTGGCGCTGGCCGTGGGCAACCGCGTGGCCATGCAGGAGCACGCGGTGTACTCGGTGCTCTCGCCGGAAGGTTTCGCTTCCATCCTGTGGAAGGACCGCACCCGCGCGCCCGAGGCCGCCGAGGCCATGCAGATGGACGCTGCCTCGGTTTTGGCCGGCGGCATCATCGACGCGGTCATCTCGGAGGGGGAGGGCCCGGCTCACGAGAACCCGGAGGCCGCCATCGCCGCCGTGCGCGACTACGTCCGCGAGGCCTACAAGGAGCTGTCTGGCATGACGCCCGACGAACTCGTAGCCCAGCGCCAGGAACGCTTCGCGAAGTTCTAGGAGGATATCCGGCTTTCCGGCCGCCCCGCGTTGCGCCTCGCGCTACGGCGGCCGGATGCTCTCGGGACAATTTGCATGTCTCTATTTTCGCAAAAATTGCGATTGTTAGCACGAGGGGATGGCTCACACTCTGTCTTGTTCTGAAACGGGATCTTTTGATGGGAAGATAGAGCATTTTAAAGGAAAGACGATGCGCAATGAGCTGGTTTTGCTCCGCTTCGCGTCGTCCTCGTCCCCTTGGGCATTCTTCGTTTGCTAACAATCGCAATTTCTTGGAAAAAACCGAGGGGCAAGTTGTCTCGAGCGATGAAAATGTCTCGGGCGATGAAAAAGCGGACCACCCGGTGGGCGATCCGCTTGCTAATGAGCGTGCGTGTTCGCTGGTGCCGTCGGGCGTGCGGCCTTACAGCATCTTCGCGCGGAGCTCCTCGGGGGTCATGGGCGAGAGCAGCGCCGGCGCGATGTCAAAGATAGTACGGCAGCCCGTCTCGCCCGCACAGGCCATGCGCCAGCAGGCGCGGGCGCAGGCGACGAGCACGCTGCCGGTGAACTCCGGGTTGGAATCGAGCTTCAGCGAGTACTCGATCACATGGGTGTTCTCGCCGGCGGCGCCCGTGGTGCCGGTGCGGATGACCGAGCCGCCGTGGGGAATGCCGGCGTGATCGCGGTCGAGCTCTTCCTGGGAGATGAAGGTGACTGTGGTGTCGTAGTCGGCGAAGTAGTTCGGCATCGTGACGATGGCCTCTTCGATGGCGGCCGTATCGGCGCCCTCCTCGGCCACGACGAAGCACTCGCGGGTGTGTTTCTGGCGCGTGGTCAGCTCCGGGTTGGCACCGGAGCGCACGGCCTCCAGCGCCTCGGGCACGGGCACCGTGTACTGGCGGGCGTCCACCACGCCGGGGATGCGGCGGATGGCGTCGGAGTGCCCCTGGGAGACGCCGCGGCCCCAGAAGGTGTAGTCGGCGCCGTTGGGCATGATGGCGTTGGCGTAAACGCGCGAGACCGAAAACATGCCCGGATCCCAGCCCACCGAGATGACGGCCACATGCCCCGTCTCGCGGGCCACCGCGTCGACGGCGGCGAAGTGCGCCGGGATGTTGGCGTGGGTGTCGAAGGAGTCGACCACGTTGTAGAGCGCAGCGGCTGCCGGGGTCTGCTCGGGCAAGTCGGTGGCCGAGCCGCCGGCGAGCATGAGCACGTCGATGTCGTCGGTGTGGGCGGCCAGCTCCGTGGCGGGCCAGACGGCGACGTTCTCGCCGAGCGGGTGCACGCTGGCCGGGTCGCGGCGAGTGAACACGCCCACCAATTCCATGTCGTCGTTGGCGGCGACGGCCAGTTCAATGCCGCGGCCGAGGTTGCCATAGCCGAGAATGCCGATGCGGATGGGGTTCAATGGTGCCTCCTTGGGTGTTCGCTAAGTGGGAAAGCGGTGCTTCGGGGCCGATGCCTGCTTTGGTTTTGAAGCTAGCGGGACAGGCCGCGCCGCCGGGGTGTCGCATCATTATCGCGTACCGTCTTACGCGCGGGAACCTGTCCGTGGCGAGCGTTACGAGGATTTAACGGAGAGGTACCTTGGCGCGGCGCTTGCGTCCGTTCGCCGACGGGGCGTTGTGGAATCGGGCGGGCGGAGGGCCCGCGACGCGTCGTTGCGGAAGGCGGCGCGGAAGTTGCTCGCGTGCTTGCCGGTCGTACGGTGCGGGGCGGCACGGGCTCAACCGGCCGTTGGACGCCCTCAGTCGCGCCCGGGATGCGCGGCGCGGCGGCTGCCCCTTCAATCTCCTCCCCCTGGGTGGGTATGCGCAGGGTGAACACGGTGACGCCCCGCTCGCTCGCCGCCTCGATGTCGCCGTGATGCGCCACGACGATTTCCCGGGCGATGGCGAGCCCCAGCCCCGCGCCGCCCTTCTTCGAGGAGCGCGCCCCGTCTTCGCGGTAGAACTTCTCGAAGATGGTCTCCAGATGGGCGTCGGATATCTCGCGTCCGCGGTTGGCCACGGTGATGGTGGTCGTGCGGGCGTCCTGGCGGGCGGCGATGGCGATGACGGAGTTCGCGTCGGCGTAGGCCACGGCGTTGCGCAGCACGTTGCCCAGCGCCCGGGCGAGCTTGTCCGGGTCGATGAAGAACTGGCCGGCGCCGGCGGCATCCACGGTGATGCGAATGTTGCGGGCGGCGGCCTCGGGGAAGAACGCCTCGGCCACCTGCTGGCAGAACAGGCGCACCCCCACGGTCTCCCGCTCGATGGGAATGGCCGACAGATTGTAGCGGGTGATCTCGAAGAACTCGTTGATGAGGCTTTCCAAGCGCTCGGCCTTCGAATAGGCGATGTCGGCGTACTTGCGCAGGGTCTCCCGGGGCAGATCGGTCGTCTCGCGCAGCAGGTCCAGGTAGCCGAGCACCGAGGTGAGCGGCGTGCGGATGTCGTGGGCCAGATAGGCCACCAGCTCGTTCTTGCGCTGCTCGGCGGCGTGGGCGGCGCGCTCGTCGGCCAGCGACTGCGAGCGGATAACCGCCAGCTCGTTGCGGGCGATGGACAAGTCGGCCGGCAGCTCGATGGGGGCGTCCTTGTCGGCGAGCAGGCGTCCCACGGCTCCGGACAGCTCGTCGAAGTAGCGCAGCGACCGGTTCAGGGCTCTCAGGATGATGGCGAGCCAGCCGGCCACGAAGACGAGCAGGGCCAGCGGGAGCTTGAACGACTTGACGAACGTGTAGGTGGCCACGTCGCGCATGCGGTAGACGCCGTCCTCGCCGTACTGGATTTGCCAGACGGGGCTCTCGTCGGAGACGCCCAGCGCCTGCGCCTCTTCGGCGGAGGTCAGGTCGAGCCAGGCGCTGTAGGCCTGCTCCTGGGATTGGCGAAAGGCGCTTTGCAGAAGGTCGTTCAGCGTCGGCTGATCATAGCCCAGGACGGCGGCGCTGACGAGAATTCGCGTGGCCGCATCCACCGTGGTCTCCGGCGGCATGAACGTCTGGGCCTCGGGCAGCGAGAGCCCCAGCTCCTGCAGGGATGCCGACACGCGCAGGGCCGCTATGGCTTGGGCGGCGCTCGCGTCGTCAGCGGGAATGGCCTCGGCGGTCAGAATGGTCTGATAGGGAAGGAGGGGAACGGCCCGGGCGGTCTTGTCGGCCGGGGCGCTGTCGGTCTCAACATCGAGGGCGGTCGCGTCGTCGATGAAGGTGCTCGCGTCGCCGATGGCCGCGGCGTTGGTGCCCGAGGCGACGGCCACATCCGTCCCGAGCTTCTCAGCCCGTTCCTTGGCGTGGGCCGCGGCAGCCTCGGCGTTCTCGGGCGAGTCGGCCATCATGCTCGCGTATTCCGCCAGGGCATCTTCCATCTCGTTCACTTCGCCTTGAACCTCGGCGATAGTGCCCGCATCGTTGGTGTAGCCGCCCTCGATGGCCTCGTTGACCCAGAGGTCGAACAGGCTGGCATCGTCGAGCAGCCCCTGGTCGGTGAGGATCTGCTGGAACTGCTCGGAGGAGTTCAGGGTGCGCCAAGACGAGGTCGAGTCGGCCACCCAGTTCGCGATCGAGGGCACCATGAAGGTCTCGATGGCCAGGCAGGCCAGAGCGAAGGCCCCGCTAAACAGCAAAAGGTTGCGAATGAGGCCGCCGAGCACGCGCCGGCGCAGGACGCGGGCCTGCTCGCTTTTAAGCGCCATGACCGGTGTCGCCGGGCGCGCCGCGCAGCTTGTAACCGACGCCCCAAGCGGTTTCGATGAACGTCGTGGAAGCGTCGATATCGGCGAGCTTCTTGCGCAGGCGGCGGATGTGCACCATGACCGTGTTGGCCGCCGCGTCGTCGAAGCGCTCGTGCCAGGCCCCTTCGAACAGATCGGCCGCCGAGACCGGTGAGCCGACCGACTGGGCCAGAATCGCCAGAATGGCGAACTCCTTGGGGGTGAGGTGCAAAGGTTCGCCGTGGAGTGTGGCCAGATGCGTGCGCAGATCCACCTCGATGGCACCGGCGGAAAGCAGGGTGGAGGAAGCCTGGGGCGCTGCTTGGCGCCGGCGCAGGCGCGCCTTCACGCGGGCCACCAGCTCGCGGGGCCGGAAGGGCTTGGTGACGTAGTCTTCGGCGCCCAAGGTGAAGCCGACGACTTGGTCGGCCTCCTCGTCCTTCGCCGAGAGGAAGATGACGGGAATGTCCCGCATCTGGCGCATGCGAACGCACAGCTCGAAGCCGTCGATGCCCGGCATCATGATATCCACGATGGCCAGGTCGAACGGCGTGCGGGCGAGCATGTCGAGGGCCGCCTGTCCGCTGTAGCAGGCCAGCGCGTCCATGCCCTCGGCCACGAGCAGGTTGACAACCAGATCGGCGATGGCTTGCTCGTCGTCCACCACCAGTATGTGAGCGCGTTTTTCCATAAGGGCTATTGTACGCGATTCGCCCCGGGTTTTGCCAATGGGCATGCCATCCCGTGACAGCTTCAGGAAAAGTTAAGGTGCCCTGCCGGAAATGTCAGATTTCGCTATGGGACGCGTAAGCCGGCTCGTCGGTAAGGTAGAGGCGCAACGTAAGGAGAAAACCCATGGACACTGCTGCCTACCGTTTTGACGAGGGGAACTTTTACGGAGGAGATGAGCCCCTAAGCCGCACTGGGAGAGTGGACGCTTTGGACGTTTCAGATGCTCGGGGTGCTTCGGGTGTTCGGAATGTTTCGGGGGTCGCCCCCAACCCTTTCGGGCGTGATGCCTGGGTGCGGCCGCAGGGCGCGGGGGGCCGGCCGGGCAATGGTGCGGGATCAACGACCGCCCGGAGCTCCTCGCCGCAGCGGAGGCAGACTCGCGGGTCGGCCGTAGCCCCGACTGCTACGCCGGGCGTGGTGGCGGCCATGCTGGGCGGTCTGGTTCGCACGAGCCGCGCCGCGCGGGGCCGCCGCATCGGGCGGCGACGCTGGCATCTGTGGTCGGTGCTGGGCGTGGCGGCGCTTTCCGTCTTCGTCGTAGTCGCGCTGTTCCAGATGGCGAACCTGTACGCCGAAGGGCTGGGGCTGGCGGGGCCGGGCATCGCCTCGCCCACGGCCGACGCCTCTGTGGCCGCTGCGGACGCGGGTGGCGGAGCCGAGGCCGCTAGCACCCCGCGCGACGAGTGGCGCGGCGGCGAGCTGCCCTTTCTCTACCAGACCGACCCCCAGTACCGCGACGCGCCCTATGCCGGCGCCACGGTGGGAGAGGCCGGATGCGGGCCGACGAGCCTGGCCATGGTCTACATTGCGCTGACGGGGAAGACCGACAAGGATCCCGCCGCCATGGCCGCCTTCAGCGAGGCCGAAGGCTACGTGGAAGAGGGTCTCACCGCCTGGCGATTCATGACCGACGGCGCGGCCGAGCTGGGGCTTTCCTCCCATGAGGTGCCGGCAGACGCAGGGCGGCTTAAGGAGGAGCTCGCCCAGGGGCATCCGATCATCTGCAGTATGCGCCCCGGCGATTTCACGAGCACAGGGCACTTTCTCGTGGTGGCCGGCGTGGCCGACAACGGCGAGCTGGTCATTCACGACCCCAACAGCCCCGCCAACAGCGCTCGCACGTGGGATGCCGAGCGTGTGCTTGCCCAGTGCGCCAACCTCTGGGCCTTCGAGCGGGGCTAGCGGGAGCGATTCGCTCATTCGGTGGGGTTCCTGCTTGACGATCGGCGTCCGTGCTAGGATGGGGCCAGTGATTCCGAACGATGAGGAGGCTTCCCATGGATGCCTTTGTCCCCGAAGTTGCGCCGCCGCCCTTGCTCGAGTGCCGCGACCTCACTAAGCGCTATGGCGCCACGGTGGCGCTCGATCGCTTTACTGTCAGCTTGCCCGTCGGCCGCATCGTGGGGCTGCTCGGCCCGAACGGCTCGGGCAAGACCACGCTGCTGAAGATGATCGCCGGCGTGGCCCATCCCACGGCGGGCGACATTCGCGTGGCGGGCTATGAGGTGGGCCCGGAATCGAAGGCGCTCGTCTCCTATCTGCCCGAGCGGCCCTACTTCTCCCGCTCCATGCGCGTGCGCGAGATGATCGCCTACT
Proteins encoded in this window:
- a CDS encoding ATP-binding protein produces the protein MGVRLFCQQVAEAFFPEAAARNIRITVDAAGAGQFFIDPDKLARALGNVLRNAVAYADANSVIAIAARQDARTTTITVANRGREISDAHLETIFEKFYREDGARSSKKGGAGLGLAIAREIVVAHHGDIEAASERGVTVFTLRIPTQGEEIEGAAAAPRIPGATEGVQRPVEPVPPRTVRPASTRATSAPPSATTRRGPSARPIPQRPVGERTQAPRQGTSPLNPRNARHGQVPARKTVRDNDATPRRRGLSR
- a CDS encoding diaminopimelate dehydrogenase, giving the protein MNPIRIGILGYGNLGRGIELAVAANDDMELVGVFTRRDPASVHPLGENVAVWPATELAAHTDDIDVLMLAGGSATDLPEQTPAAAALYNVVDSFDTHANIPAHFAAVDAVARETGHVAVISVGWDPGMFSVSRVYANAIMPNGADYTFWGRGVSQGHSDAIRRIPGVVDARQYTVPVPEALEAVRSGANPELTTRQKHTRECFVVAEEGADTAAIEEAIVTMPNYFADYDTTVTFISQEELDRDHAGIPHGGSVIRTGTTGAAGENTHVIEYSLKLDSNPEFTGSVLVACARACWRMACAGETGCRTIFDIAPALLSPMTPEELRAKML
- a CDS encoding acetyl-CoA carboxylase carboxyl transferase subunit, which produces MAKAASKYISFDTAGNFVSELADGPAAPEATEDGSLKSAVSYALDAIVEAAGTLPDTAAALVSARAGATHRDPEEKVADVSEHVRSTIGDDFAVSATTGAKPRALVIASAKNARAFVVPMEQAGLDVVFATVDNRSLDGFARRMLPTHNLGSTTADVDADTLSANIYTVLSAAKACGASLIFLDSAKAPLAEDAYFLRHAAKRGLRVFAPATEGTLRTGWVELLPAASTTEPSEAPWESAPAPAPLVDDDEGPTHWRRCHYCKLFFDKEEIIELGGYCPACGTLQRLRSDERLAATMDADSFEEWNAVMPDFDPLDFPGYPEKIADQRAKSGLEEAVRTGRATIAGLPLAVGVMESGFFMGSMGHAVGEKVAAMIDRAIAERLPVVVFCASGGARMQEGLVSLMQMAKVSCAVERLGAAHLPFITVLTDPTTGGVTASFAMQGDIILAEPGALIGFAGQRVIRDTIKQELPEGFQTAEFALEHGLIDAIVERSQMRSVLAQLLALHAPADDMGRIVTYHSVMDALRVGPGAYGSVDVAPEAQAVGERIRDEEAAGLWRSLAGVPVVGELIGRSESPEEAEEACRRELERHARREARKSGVSLEAPAGSAWESVQIARNVHRPTARRYIDGIVEGFIELHGDRAFADDGAILAGIGWISGHPVTIIAQEKGVNLADRVARNFGCPQPEGYRKSLRLMREAEKFGRPILCLVDTQGAFCGTEAEERGQGNAIADNLVAMAGLRVPVVSVLLGEGGSGGALALAVGNRVAMQEHAVYSVLSPEGFASILWKDRTRAPEAAEAMQMDAASVLAGGIIDAVISEGEGPAHENPEAAIAAVRDYVREAYKELSGMTPDELVAQRQERFAKF
- the fabZ gene encoding 3-hydroxyacyl-ACP dehydratase FabZ, giving the protein MTEENAMAPLPWGREVIEGILPHRDPFVWVSRIVAIEPGASIEGELDVPADLDIFRGHFPDHPVLPGVIIMEALAQCASIAVLQSPELRGCIGFLTGIDAAKFRRQVAPGETVTLRATIVKSSRRLVVAEVEASVDGEVCATATQKYVLAPKE
- the fabG gene encoding 3-oxoacyl-[acyl-carrier-protein] reductase yields the protein MTEPENRRCAVVTGSTRGIGRAVARELAAAGMNVVVNSSSERSLPAAEAVAAEIAEEFGVETLAVAANVAIEEEANALIAAAAEANGRVDVLVNNAGITRDGLAARMSDDDFDAVIDINLKGTFHCCRAAAKLMMKQRWGRIVNMSSVVGVYGNAGQVNYAASKAGVIGLTKSLARELARRNITANAVAPGFIATDMTDALSDAQREAIVSRIGSGRLGEPDDIAHLVRFLASDEASYITGQVICVDGGMSL
- the fabF gene encoding beta-ketoacyl-ACP synthase II → MSENASESIQTRRLDGTHRVVITGVGAVTPAGVGVEALWEALMGRECCIEPIERFDTSEYEVHIAGEVRDFDGVEHGLTKKEARRFERFVQYAIVAADEALAQSGLEVTDENRDRIAVVFGTGIGGIDELQKSFATLEEKGPKRVNPLFIPTMIGNIAAGNLAIRYGMRGECLNVVTACATGAHCIGTALRDIRHGYIDAALVGGTEESVSPICIAGFTNLSALTRAEDPKEASLPFDARRGGFVAGEGAGALVIESLESALARGAEPIAEITGFGSTGDAYHMTAPDPEATAITAAMAAALAEGGFTPADLGHLNAHGTGTPANDATESKALANLMGGAEAAASVPVTSIKGTTGHMLGAAGAVEAIVCALSVARDAVPPTAGFAEAAEDCPVAVVTEAVTDYPQKVALSTSLGFGGHNAALAFSPYNG
- a CDS encoding response regulator transcription factor; the encoded protein is MEKRAHILVVDDEQAIADLVVNLLVAEGMDALACYSGQAALDMLARTPFDLAIVDIMMPGIDGFELCVRMRQMRDIPVIFLSAKDEEADQVVGFTLGAEDYVTKPFRPRELVARVKARLRRRQAAPQASSTLLSAGAIEVDLRTHLATLHGEPLHLTPKEFAILAILAQSVGSPVSAADLFEGAWHERFDDAAANTVMVHIRRLRKKLADIDASTTFIETAWGVGYKLRGAPGDTGHGA
- a CDS encoding C39 family peptidase, with the translated sequence MLGGLVRTSRAARGRRIGRRRWHLWSVLGVAALSVFVVVALFQMANLYAEGLGLAGPGIASPTADASVAAADAGGGAEAASTPRDEWRGGELPFLYQTDPQYRDAPYAGATVGEAGCGPTSLAMVYIALTGKTDKDPAAMAAFSEAEGYVEEGLTAWRFMTDGAAELGLSSHEVPADAGRLKEELAQGHPIICSMRPGDFTSTGHFLVVAGVADNGELVIHDPNSPANSARTWDAERVLAQCANLWAFERG